The window TCGGTTCGGTTATCCAGAAGACGAGTAATCACAGATAATGCAGCACTGCTGCCTATGGCATGCCAATTGTACCCACAGAATACACTCAAGCACGGGGCGTAACACCGTCAAATATActcattttcatcaaattacttatttccaaaatttctAACATAACACATCAATAACTAGTTGCACGCCATATCACAATCAAAGAAATAGATTAAGTTCCAACTCTTTCAATACCATCAGGTACCTaaaatttcacatatttcatgTCATAAGCAACATCTATAAATCACATATTATTTCATCAACTAACACGAAATATTCTATAAGCAACAACAGAAACTTAATTCAAGAACTTTAGATCTATCGCAAGAATACTACCTCGAAATCCAAAACGCCTTTGACACATCCTACTCCCTCTCTATGTCATTTCCCGGAAGACTGGGGCAGTCCACTTACaaaaatcattataaattcattttaactCGGTTGAAGTTAGATTTTGGTCACATGGCAGAAGACACATAAAACTATGTTCATTTTACTTGGTTAAGAAAATGAGGTCATTTACTTGGTTAAACTGAAGTCGAAATACGCTGCCAGAACATGACACACTAGCTGTCTCCTTAGTTTCTTTCACTAAACCATGTTTTGAATGTAAAatctgttagagtttgtatactagaaatcacgtttcgagtgattgaatactgtaaaactcttattttattttccaataaataaaacagattatttttgtcataatgttgttatgttttacatttaatggatgttaatgcatgtttaaatgtataagttaacctAACAagagtctaagtctttgttttagtagaccggttgtgggcgtcgtccactttaaggtaacacggttagttctaaacaaagaaaaagatgaatttcacaacctagatggaatttgactatccatcgagaaaggttgcaatgtcagtccgcatatttctaagccttactgaaataagatgacattggtgtNNNNNNNNNNNNNNNNNNNNNNNNNNNNNNNNNNNNNNNNNNNNNNNNNNNNNNNNNNNNNNNNNNNNNNNNNNNNNNNNNNNNNNNNNNNNNNNNNNNNCGTGACACGAttttaatggtgaatttgaagttgttatttgaataaaaataatatgataatcgtactttgattttgattgatgattttgaaaataatcgatggaaaaaaaggaaatatgggagacatgcatgatttgagatcaaagattgaaactgatttgtgatacgcctaatttaaaggtgatatttcgcgctctcagcgtgataaacgaggagaagatAATACTAGCGAGCTAAGCCGAcaaggtgggctttcttttaaaataaggacattgtcctaaactgatattgatgagaatgagatatgtgttatcatgccttgatttgttttgtcgtgcctatccctcgtggctatgccactattgatttaatcgaattcggatccttgtagagccgcaaactctacttggattagtgtacaccaatgttagaccgagtgctAGCGTACGTgtcggccggtctagtgacctggattgcggccgcattccttgtcatgtagaatgaggatatggtaaacgtcgatgtgaaaaatggttgcgcgaccgtgatatttgagaaagaagatattttggtgcctcgggtctttctaaagttaaaaccccgacggacacttgaaaatggcatgataatgactatatttgtgataaaactgttttcggcaatgagccCATTGAGTATGATTatcgtactcagccctgcatgtgttttccttatgtgcaggttgagtggtgacgagcgggcggcggtgttgagtagagaataataagatgatctgTTGGTACTTAAGGTGtcgttgtgtcttcatacatagcctcacttctttcttggtcgcttccgctatattatgaaaaattgttatcttttggttgggataaatacttttattttcgtGGGTATGTTTTGGAATATGAACAGTTAGGAATATTCTCTTTTGAAGAACTTGGTTAAGCTTTTAGTCCTTTGATGGATTTctttgctaaggcattattcttttcctatttaattgttcattaaatgctttggttAAATCCCTTTCTAAATGGAACCCTAGCGtatgatctttgatgcatttaagtctGCCTAGTTAACGctcgccgcatttattataccctagatgggcgggtcgttacaaataattattggttaatttaattaaattaataagttatatagtcaaattcaaaataatgaaacaagAACTGAAAACTTCTATCATACAGTCCATAGTTCCAATCACACTCTACccaaattgaataatattggTGCAGAAATGCATAGCAAATTCAAcctgagaaaaaaattaaaaatcgaaTAAAAATGCAGATCACAACCAAACTGAGTCACATAATCAAATAATCGAGCAAAAAAGCTAAATAGAAGAGGCTCAGTCTAGTACCAATGAACCATAATCGCCTCAATTTGATCGGTGCAAATCAATTTCAAGAAACAATGAATCGAATCAAACTCTACTTAAATCAAACTGTAGTGTAGAAACCTTAACCATCATGGCCTTATTGATTAACTAGTAATTAAGGTTTTAGTTGTTCATAACTAACTCTTGATTAAGCCTTAATTAGAGTTTAATTGAATTGTACGTACCACCCCGCGGCAAATGCGACGATAATTCACACTAATAGACTACCTGGGCCAGGTATATAATGAGCCAGAGCCACACATCTCATAAATAAGTTATCAATCTCTAAAACAAAACTTTTGCACCTAAACAAAATTCCAATAAAACTTTTGTTCACAATTAGTTTTTACAAAGATTAATCATATTTgatcttttgtaatttttttattaacaaaatgGCCTTATtttgtatactaaaatatttcaataactttACTATATTTCTATCACctaaataattttgtattaaaattattggaaaTAGACAGAGTGAGTATATTCTCTCCCTTTACAAAAAACTAGTACTTCAATTTTACTAGGCGTAcgttaataaaaattactactagtagtattttgtacAGATACTATCCcatagtagtattttgtacAGATACTATCCCATCCCATggagagtgatcaattgctaactcatcatttaattgctaactacaactaatttaaagccataggattttagaaaacgtgtggtctaaaatttgccacgtgtaattttcatttttattaataaaataaaaaaagataaaaaaaactccaaattagggttttagttgaaaatgtcattatagtgtttcgaaaatatcaacacaatgctttgagaatgtcaacacaatgctttaagaatgttaacccattatttatattgacatattttatatagtatgttgatatttctgcttgtacgaaaaaattaaaaaattttgaattttttttcaaattttgacgtcggaatatatgcatgtaggacatcgttggaatccttatgaaattatctgtaatttgatatatgttatatgaatttcaaattttgggatttcttttaaaagttaattataattgaacatgtagttaattgacattaatacccctattgatatattttggaattaatcctatgatcttattgacgtttttcgttcatcgtattgacatttagaaattaatgatctaagcccttaatttgaatatctaatgactattatttagttgtagttaaaaattaagttataaGCTAGCAAAATAACACTCCCCTACTATtccatattatctttttttgttACATCTACAATTTTCACCAATAACAatacattttaattatcattatcatttcCTTTAAGGTGAACCTTTTTATGAAAAACTTTTGTCAAATTCGTATAAAATCcctttagatttaattttttatatatatagggatgggCTTCAAATTGTACATTTATTACTCCTTACCTCCCTAAAAAAGTCAAGTTTGCTTTTTTATCCATCctataaaattagtttattttttaaaaaaattcagcaCACAttacactataaataatattttcattatctaCTGAtaacaaatgtcaacaatttttttctttttattcatattttatgatttcatATTAAGTGTGTGTTATTCTCTAAACTTTATCTATCTTTAGGAGAATAAACGCGTAGGTTTTATgttgttttaaaattaaattcacacgCGTTTTTACAATTCCAATTTCGGAAAAAGTTTGATAAATTTTCCCAAAAAGGACTCGAAACGTTTCACTTCATATCTGACCGTGTCAAACATTAGCTGTCAACACAAAAGCAACCATCAACGGTCACTTCCAATTCTCCACTATAAATATCCTCTCTATACCTCGTATTTCCATCACATCCCAAAATCTCACTTCTCTCTAATTTCCTCTGAAATCATTTCCctctttcaaaaatttcatagCAGCAATGGCGGTTACTAAAGTTTTATCCATGGTGATGTTTGCATTCCTGCTAGGCTTCGCCTTGGCGCAGTCTCCTTCCAGTGCTCCGTCGCCTTCCAATTCCAGAGCTTCGACGCCTTCCAGCGCTCCGATCCCTAGCCCCGCCCCTTCGACTTTCAcggctcctcctcctcccaaGGCATCGTcgccttctccttctccagCGGGAATCTTCTCACCGCCAGCTCCCCCGCCGTCGACCGCCTCTCCCTCGCCATCCTTCACCGTGTCTCCATCCGACGGTGGCGCTCCATCGCCCTCCAAAAACGCTGCTGTACTCAACGCAGCAGGATCCGCAGCCGCTGCTGTTGGTTTATTCGCCCTCATTTTGGTTGCTTGAACTCTCCCATTTTaccctaattttattatgttttaatatattcttttgttcaattttaatattgtacgCTATTATTGATTCATGTGTTTATGatgatatattattatattttatttttttgaagatttactttcacctttaaatttttatgtacGTCTATTTATAtcttacaatttaaaatttatgattagataaattacatatataaaatcgAGATTAAAGCTATTCGGGTAACAGCACATCCTAAGATTTCATGCTTCCTTTATTAAGTATTCGATCCTTAAAATTTGGTTTGGCGGtggaaatttgaaatatttttcatactcttttgtgtttcttttatattataaggggattcatttttatgattaaattgatACACATATCTGTAACTTATAACATTAATGGacagataataaagtaagaaagagataaaagaaaatcaggtaaaaaaaataaagtttttgtCAAATAAACTTGACTTAAAACTAAGAGaagtgataaattaacaaaaattgtatatacaaaattggaCGTTTTAGGTATTTTACCTTCACAATAGTAGTTAATACATTACATATTTACCcttttataactatttatagAAGGTTGAGTTTCTAAGTTTAATAACTGCACATTTACTAAAGATAATTCAATCTATTATAAAGCCACATAATTATAGCtagatcaaaattaaaaagataaatttaccACGTTCTTCACCAtgcaattttataaatattgggCAAGTATTTgaagaatattaaatttcttctattttctcAACACTCAAATACGTGTACCTTATATGCAATCAAATCTAATGAATAAATTGacatataaaatgttagtagtcaatagaaaaaagtcacataatgtttttaatttgtagtattGTTATccaattgattaaatattattatttttatatttagtatTACAATCCAACTActtgaaaattattattatgattaatcagtaataaaaaaataaacaaaattaataatagttattCAAAACAAACTATTTCATTGCGtagtaaaaattataaattataaaaataacttgtaatatatttaattaattagtattgcCATCCAACTAACTAAATATCATTCCATCGATTTATTTGAGTATTGTATATCTTTACTCGAAAATTATggaatgaatataaaatagtaaaaaaatgaatattaacaAATAACAGTCATTTATATCCAACAATTTTAATACTCttattagtaaattttgaaattgtaaattataaaacaaccACACGtatatttacttaatttgttAGTATTGTCATCAAACTAATCGATGATCATTTAATCgtgttttttttgtataatcaatattttgactcaaaaccatgaaaaaaaaattaattaccattaagTTGATTTCATTGTATTCTCAACATccagaataaaaaatcatgcaatgaaattaaaattgacatgatatttaaaaaataatttaaataatttttatttgcatcGAACTATTTCATGattgaaaaattctaaaaattataaatacaaatgcAACTACTTGTATATGTACTTAATTTCTACTACTATAAACACccttcattttaatttttagcatTACCGTCCAACTAgttgaaaattattattttgattaatcagtaataaaaagttaaactaaaacaataatagttattaaaaacaaactatttcattgtgtaataaaaattacataaattataaaaataactatttgtaaatatacttaattgATTAGTATCTCatccaactaattaaatatcatcGATTTCTTTGAGTATTGTATATCAttactcaaaattttgaaatgaatataaaatagtaaaaaataaatattaacaaaatgaCTACTTATATAGAGTatgatcaaatataaattaaaatgataaaatcatTCAAATCGAATGACTCTtaaatataatgataaaatCATTCAAATCGAATGACtcttaaattgtaaattataaaataattatagtatatatactAAGTACTTAATTTCTTGTACTATCATCCAAccaatttatgataattaagtcggtttacttatttataatagcaataataataatactaataataataataatattaaaaataataataataaatattgaattgaaataataatagtcattcacattcaactaatttattattgagtAATTCTTAAAAAGTGACaaacatgtatatatatttaatattttatcgtCGCCCATCTAGTCAATAATCATTAAATCAACTTTCAAGTGACTCGACATTTTTAAAAGCCATggaacataaataaattcaatatgtactacttaaaaaatacattaaagaTATATTAGTCATTTGcatcaaaaaattataaattataaaataactacGATAAAAACtgtaaactataaaaatgatagtataaGAATATGTACTTAACTTATGAGTACCCTCattcaacaaattaatcatcattaagttgatttcattttattcgCTACATccagaataaaaaaatcatgcaatgaaattaaaattaatataatttaaaaaataagttaaaaaaaaattatttgcctcgaactattttatgattgaatgattctaaaaattataaatataaatgcaaGTATGCAACTAGTAGTAAATTTCTACTATTAACACCCTTcatgttaattaaaaaagaaataataattaatatttccttaatataaaaatactcataagtaaaagtaaatt is drawn from Salvia hispanica cultivar TCC Black 2014 chromosome 6, UniMelb_Shisp_WGS_1.0, whole genome shotgun sequence and contains these coding sequences:
- the LOC125197453 gene encoding early nodulin-20-like; the encoded protein is MAVTKVLSMVMFAFLLGFALAQSPSSAPSPSNSRASTPSSAPIPSPAPSTFTAPPPPKASSPSPSPAGIFSPPAPPPSTASPSPSFTVSPSDGGAPSPSKNAAVLNAAGSAAAAVGLFALILVA